The following proteins are co-located in the Sandaracinaceae bacterium genome:
- a CDS encoding CAP domain-containing protein: MVHPPVSLVARAALIMWLLSAVAGCGGGGGSSGPTTGRAARYVVVEGPGATEYGTTAEEQPPLDDDAGQLAQTTIEVGAAQGAPLTLDGRLSELAARVGREVVEQGAAPSAEVVQFFARHLGIAEPVPSVSHAAYADLEGARLGLQEQLPALLIPGRFTHLGVATVPHGDERIAVVVLTRRGVDLTPVQRVRSAGPLVLSGNLLGDLRNPEVVVVHPDGHTQRSPAGSGPRFQVRLLLAESGTYAVELLARGSAGITVVANFQLYVDEPAPTRLAVSAADTPGVSTADDVREALIARIAEERRRAGAPELTLHPGLSEVAEAHCRDMVAADFVGHDSPTTGTPAMRLTAAGFASGLMLENVARGYSADELHRGLMDSPGHRANILEPRVTHLGIAVVAVPDGDRTAFLATQVFTQMTARIDTAAAPAALLAAINEGRRARRTGPVASDELLAQAAQEAAEAYFADPSLSEQDVTDRASAALRRYAIAYRRVGALMTVVTRIEDAGRLEPTFDPDVTTLGIGVAQGDRPGQAPNSIAVVMVLGWPR; encoded by the coding sequence ATGGTCCACCCTCCCGTCTCGTTGGTCGCGCGCGCTGCTTTGATCATGTGGCTCCTGTCCGCAGTGGCAGGCTGCGGAGGAGGCGGAGGGAGCAGCGGGCCCACCACGGGCCGCGCCGCCCGCTACGTCGTGGTGGAGGGGCCCGGGGCCACCGAGTACGGCACCACGGCGGAGGAACAGCCGCCGCTGGACGACGACGCGGGCCAGCTCGCACAGACGACCATCGAGGTGGGTGCCGCGCAGGGCGCACCGCTCACGTTGGACGGGCGCCTCTCCGAGCTCGCGGCGCGCGTGGGACGTGAGGTCGTGGAGCAAGGTGCGGCGCCAAGCGCCGAGGTCGTCCAGTTCTTCGCGCGTCACCTGGGCATCGCCGAGCCGGTGCCCTCGGTGTCCCACGCCGCCTACGCGGACCTGGAGGGGGCGCGGCTGGGGCTCCAGGAGCAGCTGCCTGCGCTGCTCATCCCGGGCCGCTTCACGCACCTGGGGGTCGCCACCGTCCCACACGGCGACGAGCGCATCGCCGTGGTGGTCCTCACGCGCCGCGGAGTGGATCTGACGCCCGTCCAACGCGTGCGCAGCGCCGGGCCGCTCGTCTTGTCGGGGAACCTGCTGGGCGACCTCCGCAACCCCGAGGTCGTAGTGGTGCACCCCGACGGGCACACGCAGCGCTCGCCTGCGGGGTCCGGGCCGCGCTTCCAGGTGCGGCTGCTGCTCGCGGAGTCCGGCACCTATGCGGTGGAGCTGCTCGCGCGCGGGAGCGCAGGCATCACGGTGGTGGCAAACTTCCAGCTGTACGTGGACGAACCGGCGCCGACCCGCCTCGCGGTGTCAGCGGCGGACACGCCAGGGGTCTCCACGGCCGACGACGTACGAGAGGCGCTCATCGCGCGCATCGCCGAGGAGCGCCGACGCGCGGGCGCCCCCGAGCTCACGCTGCACCCAGGTCTGAGCGAGGTAGCCGAAGCGCACTGCCGTGACATGGTGGCCGCGGACTTCGTGGGGCACGACTCGCCCACCACGGGCACCCCAGCGATGCGCCTCACGGCTGCGGGCTTCGCCAGCGGGCTGATGCTGGAGAACGTGGCGCGTGGGTACAGCGCCGACGAGCTGCACCGTGGCTTGATGGACAGCCCGGGGCACCGCGCGAACATCCTCGAGCCGCGTGTGACCCACCTGGGCATCGCCGTGGTGGCCGTCCCCGATGGCGACCGGACCGCGTTCCTGGCGACCCAGGTCTTCACGCAGATGACCGCTCGGATCGACACGGCAGCGGCGCCGGCCGCGCTGCTCGCCGCCATCAACGAGGGGCGCAGAGCGCGCCGCACGGGGCCCGTGGCCTCCGACGAGCTGCTCGCGCAAGCGGCGCAAGAAGCGGCCGAGGCGTACTTCGCGGACCCCAGCCTCAGTGAGCAAGACGTGACGGACCGCGCTAGCGCGGCCCTCCGCCGCTACGCCATCGCGTACCGTCGCGTCGGAGCCTTGATGACGGTGGTCACGCGCATCGAGGACGCCGGGCGCCTGGAGCCCACCTTCGACCCCGACGTGACGACGCTGGGCATCGGCGTGGCGCAAGGAGACCGACCTGGGCAGGCGCCCAACTCCATCGCGGTGGTGATGGTGCTCGGGTGGCCCCGCTGA
- a CDS encoding sulfite exporter TauE/SafE family protein has translation MLASITAGLVAGVSSVPHCMGMCGPLVAGVCSGPRDGAAYQVGRTVSYSVLGAVAGGVLQLGTLPLSRTMASTLTSVVLAAGLLWAAFSLVRSGARARTTSKTHEGAQRPRDVELVPLRASRSAPARTASATGRWAKAVRPWLGSPLLVGALSALLPCGALLTLALLAAGAGSAWGGALTGAAFATATGAGLATSVWASALLRQSRAGARVVAAVLVLGAAIVSVRAFPQLLGGANEGAACHSDTGAVRAAPVARRP, from the coding sequence ATGCTCGCGTCGATCACCGCAGGCCTCGTCGCCGGCGTCAGCAGCGTGCCGCACTGCATGGGCATGTGCGGGCCGCTGGTGGCCGGGGTGTGCTCGGGGCCGCGTGACGGCGCTGCCTATCAGGTGGGTCGCACGGTGTCGTACAGCGTGCTGGGTGCGGTCGCGGGCGGCGTGCTGCAGCTGGGCACGCTGCCGCTCTCGCGCACGATGGCCTCCACGCTGACGAGCGTAGTGTTGGCCGCAGGGCTCCTGTGGGCGGCCTTCTCCCTCGTTCGCAGCGGCGCTCGAGCGCGGACGACGTCCAAGACACACGAGGGCGCGCAGCGCCCCCGTGACGTGGAGCTGGTCCCGCTGCGGGCGTCACGGAGCGCTCCGGCTCGGACCGCGTCCGCCACCGGACGCTGGGCAAAGGCCGTTCGCCCATGGCTGGGCTCGCCCCTGCTCGTTGGAGCGCTCAGCGCGCTGTTGCCCTGCGGGGCGCTCCTGACGCTGGCCTTGCTGGCGGCTGGCGCCGGCTCCGCGTGGGGTGGCGCCTTGACGGGCGCGGCCTTCGCCACGGCGACGGGCGCTGGGCTGGCCACGAGCGTGTGGGCGAGCGCGCTGCTCCGCCAATCCCGCGCCGGCGCACGGGTCGTCGCCGCCGTCTTGGTGCTCGGAGCAGCCATCGTGAGCGTGCGGGCGTTTCCGCAGCTGCTGGGTGGCGCGAACGAGGGAGCCGCCTGCCACTCCGACACGGGCGCGGTCCGTGCGGCCCCCGTCGCGAGGCGCCCATGA
- the ccoN gene encoding cytochrome-c oxidase, cbb3-type subunit I, which produces MQTQRIEYDDRIVRAFLWASVIFGIIGMLVGVVVALQLAWWPANVAPWLSFGRLRPLHTNAVIFAFVGNMLFAGVYYSTQRLAKARMASDRLSWVHFFGWQAIILSAVATLPFGITQAKEYAELEWPIDIAIAVVWLVFATNFFWTLARRREKHLYVAIWFYIATIVTVTILHVVNSLAIPVSGLKSYSVFAGVQDALVQWWYGHNAVAFFLTTPILGIMYYFLPKAADRPVFSYRLSIIHFWGLVFIYIWAGPHHLLYTALPDWAQTLGMIFSLMLWAPSWGGMLNGLMTLRGAWDKLRADPVLKFFAAGLTFYGMATFEGPLLSIKSVSALAHYTDWIIGHVHAGALGWNGFMAAGMFYWLVPRLYGTQLKSVSAANFHFWIGTFGILLYVTSMWTAGITQGLMWREMAEGGGLAYRNFVQTLVALRPMYWMRLIGGSLYLVGFIVMAWNLWATARSGKAVNGEAEVTVDDATPAAAEPSPKQLVLSPPVIVSAIVIGLVIAAGYLEVVASLTFVVLAFAVGFFTMLLLSLAKQPGKPTWHSLIEGRSGVFTALTMLAALVGGVAEIVPSVVAAPEALATTNNVPYSPLEVEGRDVYIREGCYTCHSQMIRPFTWETARYGAVSTPDDSIFDHPFQWGSRRIGPDLARIGGKYSHTWHYRHMMDPREISADSNMPPFAHLAGEALDFEGTAAKMRALRTVGVPYGAEQIQRSQAAAHAQAQEIADFLATDAGVRVCPTDELDPETCDLVVDSRMTAVIAYLQRVGRVPADGTYDVPATETVASNTGARP; this is translated from the coding sequence ATGCAAACCCAACGAATTGAGTATGACGACCGCATCGTGCGCGCCTTCTTGTGGGCGTCCGTGATCTTCGGGATCATCGGGATGCTCGTCGGCGTCGTCGTCGCGCTGCAGCTCGCCTGGTGGCCGGCCAACGTCGCGCCTTGGCTGAGCTTCGGGCGGCTGCGCCCCCTCCACACCAACGCCGTGATCTTCGCGTTCGTCGGAAACATGCTGTTTGCGGGCGTGTACTACTCCACGCAGCGCCTGGCCAAGGCGCGCATGGCGTCCGACCGCCTGTCGTGGGTCCACTTCTTCGGCTGGCAGGCCATCATCCTCTCCGCGGTGGCCACCCTGCCCTTCGGCATCACGCAGGCGAAGGAATACGCCGAGCTGGAGTGGCCGATCGACATCGCCATCGCCGTCGTGTGGCTGGTGTTCGCGACGAACTTCTTCTGGACGCTCGCCCGGCGCCGCGAGAAGCACCTCTACGTCGCCATCTGGTTCTACATCGCGACCATCGTCACGGTGACCATCCTGCACGTGGTCAACAGCCTGGCCATCCCGGTGTCAGGGCTGAAGAGCTACTCGGTGTTCGCCGGCGTCCAGGACGCGCTGGTGCAGTGGTGGTACGGGCACAACGCCGTCGCCTTCTTCCTGACCACGCCGATCCTCGGCATCATGTACTACTTCCTGCCGAAGGCGGCGGACCGCCCCGTCTTCAGCTACCGGCTCTCGATCATCCACTTCTGGGGCCTGGTCTTCATCTACATCTGGGCCGGCCCGCACCACCTGCTCTACACGGCGCTCCCCGACTGGGCGCAGACCCTCGGGATGATCTTCAGCCTCATGCTGTGGGCGCCCTCCTGGGGCGGCATGCTCAACGGCCTGATGACGCTGCGTGGCGCGTGGGACAAGCTGCGCGCCGACCCCGTCCTCAAGTTCTTCGCGGCCGGCCTCACCTTCTACGGCATGGCCACGTTCGAGGGCCCGCTGCTCTCCATCAAGAGCGTGAGCGCGCTGGCGCACTACACGGACTGGATCATCGGGCACGTGCACGCCGGCGCCCTCGGGTGGAACGGCTTCATGGCCGCGGGGATGTTCTACTGGCTGGTGCCCCGCCTGTACGGCACGCAGCTCAAGTCGGTGTCGGCCGCCAACTTCCACTTCTGGATCGGCACGTTCGGCATCCTGCTCTACGTCACGTCCATGTGGACTGCGGGGATCACGCAGGGCCTCATGTGGCGCGAGATGGCGGAGGGCGGGGGGTTGGCCTACCGCAACTTCGTCCAGACGCTGGTCGCCCTCCGTCCGATGTACTGGATGCGCCTGATCGGCGGCTCGCTGTACCTGGTCGGCTTCATCGTGATGGCGTGGAACCTCTGGGCCACCGCGCGCAGCGGCAAGGCCGTGAACGGTGAGGCCGAGGTCACGGTCGACGACGCCACGCCCGCAGCTGCCGAGCCCTCCCCCAAGCAGCTCGTGCTCTCTCCGCCCGTCATCGTCAGCGCCATCGTCATCGGGCTGGTCATCGCCGCGGGCTACCTCGAGGTCGTGGCGTCGCTCACCTTCGTCGTGTTGGCGTTCGCCGTCGGCTTCTTCACCATGCTGCTGCTCAGCCTCGCCAAGCAGCCGGGCAAGCCCACGTGGCACTCGCTCATCGAAGGGCGCTCGGGGGTGTTCACCGCGCTCACCATGTTGGCGGCGCTCGTCGGCGGCGTCGCGGAGATCGTGCCGAGCGTCGTCGCGGCACCCGAGGCCCTCGCGACCACCAACAACGTGCCCTACAGCCCGCTCGAGGTGGAGGGACGCGACGTCTACATCCGCGAGGGCTGCTACACGTGCCACTCGCAGATGATCCGCCCCTTCACGTGGGAGACGGCCCGCTACGGCGCGGTCTCCACGCCGGACGACTCCATCTTCGACCACCCGTTCCAGTGGGGCTCGCGTCGCATCGGGCCCGACCTGGCGCGTATCGGCGGCAAGTACTCTCACACCTGGCACTACCGCCACATGATGGACCCGCGCGAGATCTCGGCCGACTCCAACATGCCCCCCTTCGCGCACCTCGCGGGGGAGGCGTTGGACTTCGAAGGCACGGCCGCGAAGATGCGCGCGCTGCGCACGGTGGGCGTGCCCTACGGCGCCGAGCAGATCCAGCGCAGCCAGGCCGCAGCCCACGCGCAAGCACAGGAGATCGCCGACTTCTTGGCCACGGACGCAGGCGTCCGCGTGTGCCCGACCGACGAGCTCGACCCCGAGACCTGCGACCTGGTCGTGGACAGTCGCATGACCGCGGTCATCGCCTACCTGCAACGCGTCGGCCGCGTGCCGGCCGATGGAACGTACGACGTCCCGGCGACCGAGACGGTGGCCTCGAACACAGGAGCACGACCGTGA
- a CDS encoding protein kinase, with the protein MCPACASRFSQEVRFCPTDGQPTQPLPEEPTTATDPLLGTVVDGRYRVDRVLGEGGMGVVYAAMHVTLGKRVALKVLRGEMARDDEVVQRFVQEAQASSSIGHANIIDITDFGRLPDGTSYFVMEYLEGQSLTQLIEQGGSMNGDEALGIIEQVASALSAAHGRGIVHRDLKPDNIFLIRRGQQNHFVKVLDFGIAKVGGANSKLTKTGMVFGTPHYMSPEQAAGQTIDARTDIYALGIIMYEMFTGTLPFDGDTFMGILSKHMFEAPVPPRERVAAAQLPAEPIILRCLAKRPEERYPSMDALIGDLRAVDSIAPVSIGRSASQAPPPRNVAGKLATPSLRRPTSGSHGGGRGKWVVLGVVMVLLLLGGIGGAAMALMQPRGADPQTANADVPRVVSEVTPLPAQGGASGSPAAQPAAPELPAAGTVPGPPSDEVVIEAPRALIRITTDPPGAMVEHDGALIGNTPLELPRPTDDASTALNVTLDGYEPARVAISAHSPESIEVRLQEESRSRRGHSRPDGTRVASDTPPSVPPPAANTPQPPPTMAQPRVTDVVDPWAH; encoded by the coding sequence ATGTGTCCCGCATGCGCCTCGCGCTTCTCGCAGGAGGTGAGGTTCTGCCCGACGGACGGGCAGCCGACCCAGCCGCTGCCCGAGGAGCCGACGACCGCCACGGACCCGCTCTTGGGCACCGTGGTCGACGGGCGCTACCGCGTGGACCGCGTCCTCGGTGAGGGCGGCATGGGCGTGGTCTACGCCGCCATGCACGTGACGCTGGGCAAGCGCGTGGCGCTGAAGGTGCTGCGCGGCGAGATGGCACGCGACGACGAGGTCGTGCAGCGCTTCGTGCAGGAGGCGCAGGCGTCGTCATCCATCGGGCACGCGAACATCATCGACATCACCGACTTCGGTCGCCTGCCCGACGGAACGTCCTACTTCGTCATGGAGTACCTCGAGGGGCAGTCCCTGACGCAGCTCATCGAACAGGGCGGGTCGATGAACGGCGACGAGGCCCTAGGGATCATCGAGCAAGTGGCCTCGGCGTTGAGCGCCGCTCACGGCCGCGGCATCGTCCACCGCGACCTCAAGCCGGACAACATCTTCCTCATCCGACGCGGGCAGCAGAACCACTTCGTCAAAGTGCTCGACTTCGGCATCGCGAAGGTCGGGGGGGCGAACAGCAAGCTCACCAAGACCGGCATGGTGTTCGGCACGCCACACTACATGTCGCCCGAGCAGGCCGCCGGTCAGACCATCGACGCGCGCACCGACATCTACGCGCTCGGCATCATCATGTACGAGATGTTCACGGGGACGCTGCCGTTCGACGGCGACACGTTCATGGGCATCCTCAGCAAGCACATGTTCGAGGCCCCCGTGCCGCCGCGTGAGAGGGTCGCAGCCGCGCAGCTGCCAGCCGAGCCCATCATCCTGCGGTGCTTGGCCAAGCGTCCCGAGGAACGCTACCCCAGCATGGACGCGCTGATCGGGGACCTGCGCGCGGTGGACTCCATCGCCCCCGTCTCCATCGGCCGCTCCGCCAGCCAAGCGCCCCCCCCCCGAAACGTGGCGGGCAAGCTGGCGACGCCCTCGTTGCGCCGACCGACCTCCGGCTCCCACGGCGGCGGTCGCGGAAAGTGGGTAGTGCTCGGAGTCGTCATGGTGCTCTTGCTGCTGGGGGGCATCGGCGGCGCGGCCATGGCGTTGATGCAACCGCGAGGGGCGGACCCACAGACCGCAAACGCCGACGTGCCGCGCGTCGTGAGCGAAGTGACGCCCCTCCCCGCACAAGGTGGTGCGAGCGGTTCGCCCGCAGCGCAACCAGCCGCCCCGGAGCTCCCCGCCGCCGGCACCGTCCCAGGACCCCCGTCGGACGAGGTGGTCATCGAAGCCCCACGCGCTCTGATCCGAATCACGACCGACCCACCAGGCGCCATGGTCGAGCACGATGGCGCCCTCATCGGCAACACCCCGCTCGAGCTCCCGCGGCCGACCGACGATGCATCGACGGCGCTCAACGTCACGCTGGACGGGTACGAGCCCGCGCGTGTGGCGATCTCGGCGCACTCGCCAGAGTCCATCGAGGTGCGCTTGCAGGAAGAGTCGCGCTCGCGTCGCGGCCACTCGCGCCCCGATGGCACCCGGGTCGCCTCGGACACCCCGCCCTCCGTTCCTCCGCCGGCAGCGAACACGCCGCAACCGCCACCTACCATGGCGCAGCCTCGCGTGACTGACGTGGTGGACCCGTGGGCACACTGA
- a CDS encoding heavy metal translocating P-type ATPase metal-binding domain-containing protein, whose amino-acid sequence MIGMVAPVSCAHCGLPVEEEGARFCCQGCEAVYDLLKAEGLTRYYDLRRGPGQARREQEAFAAGVWLEQLEGALEAAEREGPSGTLRATIDVDGVHCGACVWLIEKTFTRQAQNAGTPSRIELNPALGRASLQLSPGFPLRAWLTELARFGYRAGPAADDRERSESHGLLVRAALCFALAGNIMLFALAEYAGLEEGVLARQVHVVTFVGASLSVLIGGSVFFRTAWASLRSRVLHFDVPIALGIGLAYAGATVRFAAGDGQTPYLDTVAVFIAFMVLGRYLQERTLERSRRRLLGDDAQRSLLTRRLREDTRLEELVACREVQAGDTLVLRRGDLVPVDARALAPARCSLDWIDGESEPRTFSEGSVVPGGAFYLGSHAVRAVATQGFADSTVQRLLRREQEGGPRIDAFWTRVARYYVVGVLVAAALGLGLTLARGESWAEAISVCTAVLVVTCPCAFGIAVPLAHELAHAELRRSGVFLRKSGVLDRLLRVRRVVFDKTGTLTTGALAVHDEGRGRDHALTAGLDRQAVSALQALVGAQDHPKSVALRRALRGAPYDAALAERVLEVPGSGVEVTHHQHVYRLGAPRWATDDDAPDSVDLVFARDGRPLLMLSTDEVVRPRSRELLAELRARDITPYILSGDRQARVDTVASALGLDDPTTPPGLAVGDASPDDKAEFVRALGGEGTLMVGDGLNDALALDLAEVSATPASDRPFVASRCDFYLTSAGLGGIVRALDVAQHLRRVVRVDLAIAVTYNVGAVALAASGAMRPWLAALLMPASSLFTVAFTIHAMSRARHARAHAVTERRPAWR is encoded by the coding sequence ATGATCGGCATGGTGGCACCCGTCTCCTGCGCACACTGCGGCCTCCCCGTGGAGGAAGAGGGCGCGCGCTTCTGCTGTCAGGGCTGCGAGGCCGTCTACGACCTGCTGAAGGCCGAGGGGCTCACGCGCTACTACGACCTGCGCCGTGGACCGGGACAGGCGCGTCGGGAGCAGGAGGCGTTCGCGGCGGGCGTCTGGCTCGAGCAGCTCGAGGGCGCGCTGGAGGCTGCGGAGCGCGAGGGACCCTCGGGGACGCTGCGCGCGACCATCGACGTCGATGGCGTGCACTGCGGCGCGTGCGTGTGGCTGATTGAGAAGACCTTCACGCGCCAGGCGCAGAACGCCGGGACCCCCTCACGCATCGAGCTCAACCCCGCGCTCGGCAGGGCCTCGCTGCAGCTCTCGCCGGGCTTCCCGCTGCGCGCCTGGCTGACAGAGCTCGCGCGCTTCGGCTACCGCGCTGGCCCGGCCGCGGACGACCGCGAGCGCTCGGAGAGCCATGGCCTCCTCGTTCGCGCGGCGCTGTGCTTCGCGCTGGCCGGCAACATCATGCTGTTCGCCCTGGCGGAGTACGCGGGCCTCGAGGAGGGCGTGCTCGCGCGGCAGGTGCACGTGGTCACCTTCGTCGGGGCCTCGCTCAGCGTGCTGATCGGCGGGAGCGTCTTCTTCCGCACGGCGTGGGCCTCGCTGCGCTCGCGCGTGCTGCACTTCGACGTCCCCATCGCGCTGGGCATCGGCCTCGCGTACGCCGGCGCCACGGTGCGCTTCGCGGCCGGCGACGGCCAAACGCCCTACCTCGACACCGTGGCCGTCTTCATCGCGTTCATGGTGCTGGGACGCTACCTGCAGGAGCGCACGCTCGAGCGCTCGCGTCGCCGCCTGCTGGGAGACGACGCACAGCGCTCCCTGCTGACGCGACGTCTGCGGGAAGACACGCGCCTGGAGGAGCTCGTCGCGTGTCGCGAGGTGCAGGCTGGCGACACGCTGGTGCTGCGGCGTGGCGACTTGGTGCCCGTCGACGCTCGCGCGCTCGCACCGGCGCGCTGCTCGCTCGACTGGATCGACGGAGAGAGCGAGCCGCGCACCTTCTCGGAGGGGAGCGTCGTCCCGGGGGGCGCGTTCTACCTGGGGTCGCACGCCGTGCGCGCCGTCGCGACCCAGGGCTTCGCCGACTCGACCGTGCAGCGCTTGCTGCGGCGCGAGCAGGAGGGCGGACCGCGCATCGACGCGTTCTGGACCCGCGTGGCGCGCTACTACGTCGTCGGGGTGCTCGTGGCGGCTGCGCTCGGGCTCGGCCTGACGCTGGCGCGTGGTGAGTCGTGGGCAGAGGCCATCTCCGTCTGCACCGCCGTGCTCGTGGTCACGTGCCCTTGCGCGTTCGGCATCGCCGTCCCCTTGGCGCACGAGCTGGCGCACGCGGAGCTCCGCCGGTCGGGGGTGTTTCTGCGCAAGAGCGGCGTCTTGGACCGCTTGCTGCGGGTGCGCCGGGTGGTGTTCGACAAGACCGGCACGCTCACCACCGGGGCACTCGCCGTGCATGACGAGGGGCGTGGTCGTGACCACGCGCTGACGGCCGGGCTCGATCGGCAGGCAGTGAGCGCCCTGCAGGCTCTGGTCGGCGCGCAGGACCACCCCAAGAGCGTCGCGCTACGGCGTGCGCTCCGGGGCGCGCCATATGACGCGGCGCTGGCCGAGCGCGTGCTGGAGGTGCCCGGAAGCGGCGTCGAGGTCACCCATCACCAGCACGTCTACCGTCTGGGAGCCCCCCGTTGGGCGACCGACGACGACGCGCCCGACAGCGTGGACCTGGTCTTCGCTCGGGATGGGCGACCGCTCCTGATGCTGTCGACGGACGAGGTCGTGAGGCCGCGCTCGCGCGAGCTGCTCGCCGAGCTGCGCGCCCGCGACATCACCCCGTACATCCTCAGCGGTGACCGGCAGGCACGCGTGGACACCGTGGCGAGCGCCCTCGGGCTCGACGACCCCACGACGCCGCCCGGGCTGGCGGTCGGCGACGCGTCCCCCGACGACAAGGCCGAGTTCGTCCGCGCGCTCGGCGGTGAGGGGACGCTGATGGTCGGTGACGGCCTCAACGACGCGCTCGCATTGGACCTCGCCGAGGTGTCCGCCACCCCCGCAAGCGACCGGCCGTTCGTGGCGAGCCGCTGCGACTTCTATCTGACCAGCGCCGGCCTGGGCGGGATCGTCCGCGCCCTCGACGTCGCACAGCACCTGCGGCGCGTCGTGCGCGTCGACCTCGCCATCGCGGTGACCTACAACGTCGGCGCGGTCGCGCTCGCGGCCAGCGGCGCGATGCGCCCGTGGCTCGCCGCGCTGCTGATGCCCGCGAGCTCGCTCTTCACGGTGGCGTTCACGATCCACGCGATGAGCCGCGCACGCCACGCGCGCGCCCACGCCGTGACCGAGAGGAGGCCCGCATGGAGGTGA
- a CDS encoding SPFH domain-containing protein, which produces MNFVKDGIQEMLIQRPDDKKNLIVYKHPENTIPTGAQLTVDADEAAVFFRDGGLVGALRTAGVGQRHTLTSQNIPILGRLVDSVTGGNIFVTDLYFVTMRPIYGQRFGGALGYIEDPMLGEMVSPRIFGEYAFRIFDPERFIVNYVGLQQTGTNEEVARWLTGKFMNSVTTVLGEVMEAEQKSILQLMRLQQQLAQTFLQRCPDLNDIGVQITDVGEFRVNLDEEEEAQLKAAQAEIGSAKRAARAAQIGISTAQAQAAQKQFELDQQFQQDARYVQGLAGGNFGAYAAGKAMMGAGEGMAKGGGEGGGGGGMMAGAGLGAGFGMANMMMGSMQPGQQMPQQQPPPAAAAAPAAAGGTVQCPGCSANVPPGKFCAECGTNLSPAPRFCPSCGTQGAAGAKFCANCGTGFPA; this is translated from the coding sequence ATGAACTTCGTCAAGGACGGCATCCAGGAGATGCTGATCCAGCGTCCGGACGACAAGAAGAACCTGATCGTCTACAAGCACCCCGAGAACACGATCCCGACGGGGGCGCAGCTCACGGTGGACGCCGACGAAGCGGCCGTGTTCTTCCGCGACGGTGGGCTCGTGGGCGCGCTGCGGACGGCGGGCGTGGGCCAGCGCCACACCCTGACCTCGCAGAACATCCCCATCCTCGGCCGCCTGGTCGACAGCGTCACGGGCGGGAACATCTTCGTGACGGACCTCTACTTCGTCACCATGCGTCCCATCTACGGGCAGCGCTTCGGCGGCGCGCTCGGCTACATCGAGGATCCGATGCTGGGCGAGATGGTGTCGCCGCGCATCTTCGGCGAGTACGCGTTCCGCATCTTCGACCCCGAGCGCTTCATCGTGAACTACGTGGGCCTGCAGCAGACCGGCACCAACGAAGAGGTCGCGCGCTGGCTCACGGGCAAGTTCATGAACTCGGTCACCACCGTGCTCGGCGAGGTGATGGAGGCGGAGCAGAAGAGCATCCTGCAGCTCATGCGTCTCCAGCAGCAGCTGGCGCAGACCTTCCTGCAGCGCTGCCCGGACCTCAACGACATCGGTGTGCAGATCACCGACGTGGGCGAGTTCCGGGTCAACCTCGATGAAGAGGAGGAGGCGCAGCTCAAGGCCGCGCAGGCGGAGATCGGCTCGGCCAAGCGCGCGGCGCGGGCAGCGCAGATCGGCATCAGCACGGCCCAGGCGCAGGCCGCGCAGAAGCAGTTCGAGCTGGACCAGCAGTTCCAGCAGGACGCGCGCTACGTTCAGGGCCTGGCGGGCGGCAACTTCGGCGCCTACGCGGCCGGCAAGGCCATGATGGGCGCAGGCGAGGGCATGGCCAAGGGCGGCGGCGAAGGCGGCGGCGGTGGCGGCATGATGGCCGGCGCTGGCCTCGGCGCGGGCTTCGGCATGGCGAACATGATGATGGGCTCCATGCAGCCCGGTCAGCAGATGCCCCAGCAGCAGCCTCCCCCGGCTGCGGCGGCGGCCCCGGCAGCGGCTGGCGGGACGGTGCAGTGCCCGGGCTGCTCCGCGAACGTTCCTCCTGGCAAGTTCTGCGCCGAGTGCGGCACCAACCTGAGCCCCGCGCCGCGCTTCTGTCCGTCGTGCGGCACACAGGGCGCGGCCGGCGCGAAGTTCTGCGCGAACTGCGGCACGGGCTTCCCCGCTTGA